From Rhineura floridana isolate rRhiFlo1 chromosome 5, rRhiFlo1.hap2, whole genome shotgun sequence, a single genomic window includes:
- the LOC133385763 gene encoding uncharacterized protein LOC133385763 yields the protein MQRYLAKQMKLLSLQFKAMEEDRRSRESFAREMQQPRGGRPDLHKKSFPTFRETDDIFTFFQVFAHSCRDQGVPKKYWMSALRINAEGELRELLNSLPLEYADDFDYFYALAKSHFALTSEDCFRRLEADQKKPRESFSAFSARMGRNVERWADTAEAVTREEVLDLFAKELFYRRLPRDLMALVRDQQPRSLTEAGMLADRMFKNRAGEKYTLFRRPEYVPVKPPGRETAGMQKPGQPVREEKGGPAGYFKVPSARPEAALQEKPRGEIICFKCKEIGHKANSCSKTLSKPNPAGRKNPKVAPVARVRDLASPGAEPPELSSWSSAEENEGAESDFVFSAPNSQDRPETPHGPVVKALSEAEPDFPSGSVSFA from the exons atgcagcgctacctggctaagcaaatgaagctgttgtccctgcagttcaaggctatggaggaagatcgccggagtagggaaagctttgctcgtgagatgcaacaaccgcgaggaggaagaccagacctccataagaaatcttttccgacctttcgtgagacagatgacatctttaccttcttccaagtttttgctcactcttgtagagatcaaggtgtgcctaaaaagtactggatgagtgctttacgcattaatgctgaaggcgagttgagagaactgttgaactctttgccattggagtatgcagatgattttgactacttttatgctttggCCAAATCTCACTTTGCTTTAacatcagaggattgttttcggcgcttagaggcagatcaaaagaagcctcgggaaagcttctcagctttttctgcacggatgggcaggaatgtggagcgctgggcagacacggccgaggctgtaacccgagaggaggttttagatctgtttgctaaagaactgttttacagacgcctccctcgagatttgatggctctggtcagagaccagcagccccgttctctgactgaagcaggcatgctagcagatcgtatgtttaaaaacagagctggagaaaagtatactttgtttcggagaccggagtacgttcctgtgaaaccgccggggcgagagactgcaggtatgcagaaaccagggcaaccggtgagggaagagaaaggggggcctgctggctacttcaaagtgccttccgcccggcccgaggctgcattgcaagagaagccccgtggagaaataatttgttttaaatgtaaggaaattggtcataaggctaattcctgttctaaaaccttgtctaagcccaatcctgctggaaggaagaatccaaaggttgctccagttgcgcgtgtaagagacttagcgtcccctggagcggaaccccctgaactttcttcatggtcgtcagccgaggagaatgaaggagcagaatcggattttgtattttctgccccaaattcacaagaccgtcctgagactcctcatggaccagttgttaaagccctgtcg gaagctgaaccagatttcccaagtggatccgtatcctttgcctag